A segment of the Gossypium hirsutum isolate 1008001.06 chromosome D10, Gossypium_hirsutum_v2.1, whole genome shotgun sequence genome:
ctggttctggtgtacttagtggttcttgggtcagaacctcttcaacctctaattcctccattgtggctggagaattagacttattaactgggcaaatccccatctgctcaaactccacctatTTTGGAGTACAcaccacctgctgtggagtattgctcgtttgaatatctttatctgctacctttttcaatgtggcagattcatcaaaggtaacatctctgctacagatcattttctttgtgcttaagcaccaaagacgaaatcccttcactccagaagtgattcccataaagagagctttctttgccctcggatctaactttgactttttcacatggtaatatgcagtggttccaaacacatgtaaggaatcataatctgtagccggttttccagaccatacctccataggagtttttctttctaatgcagatgatggcaaacgattaacaagatggccagcgtatgtcacagcctcaacccaaaattgcttgcccaacccagcattggacaacatacatcgaactttctccagcaatgttcgattcatacgctctgccactccattctgttgtggtgtatccctaactgtgaagtgtcgaacaataccatactcttggcacacatcgaagaacggatcacttttatattcccctccattgtccgtcctaagccgcttgattttcttgccagtctggttttcgatcatagttttccatttaagaaaaactccaagcacttcatctttagttttcatggtatacacccaaactcttctggaaaagtcatcaacaaaagtaacaaagtagtgttttcctcccaacgaaggtgttttggaaggcccccacacatctgagtgaatatattccaaaataccttttgtattatggatagcagtgccgaatttcactctcttttgctttcccagaacacagtgctcacaaaattttaatttgcaagcctttgcacctttcaacaatccttgttttgccagaatttgcaaggatttttcgctggcatgtcccaacttcatatgccacaactgcattgagtccaagtctttgttaccggaagctgcagcgactgctccaataactgtactaccttggtagtaatacaagttatttttcctgatgcccttcaatatcacaagtgcgccagatgtcactttcaaaaccccatctctcatagtaacaactgaaccattggattccaaggctcccaatgagatgagatttttcttcaaactgggcacgtactgaacatcagtcagaactctggttgatccatctttattctttaattggattgaacctatcccaacaattttacaggcattgtcattgctcatataaacaactcctccatttagttctactaaatcagagaaccactcccggttaggggacatatgataggtacaacccgaatccaatatccactcatctgaatggaacgacgatgatgatgcaaccagtgatagttcagagtcactagtatcatgcttagcaacacaagcatctacagcagcttttcccttattcttcagctttggacaatttttcttccagtggcctttctcatgacaaaaagcacattcatctttcccgagtctggactttgactttgatatccccttttgagttttcttccgagtgtatgaacgacctcggactactaaagcttctgtatatctgattgagtttttctgtttgtccttctttctctgttcataactgtataaggccgcacagacttcgctcagagatatatcactcctgccatgaagtagaatagtttctaggaactcaaactcctcaggaagtgaccccaacagcatcaaagccaaatcttcatctttgaatgtctcatccatattcagcaaatcagtgactaactgattaaatttggtgatgtgatcattcattgtggtacttacgtatgtgaagcgaaacagtcttttcttcaagtggagcttattttgactgtttttcttcaaaaaattttcttcaagtgccacccacaacttatttgcagaagtctcctttgaaaaagcatacctctgctctcgagaaaggcatgatcgaattgtgccacatgccaaccgattgatcgccttccaatctttctcctgtacatcatctggtttctcttcatcaatggcaatgtctagaccctgctgaaaaagggcatctagaacctcactttgccacataccaaaatggcccgtgccatcaaagatttccacggccaatcttgcatttgcaattgtcggtcttgtccacatggacaatgttgaagctcctacaccgaccgttttctccataatctttcaatatacctaaggaaatcttttctgatgtggaagatcagtttaaactgcaaccacagagcatactacgattaaccttcggctcttgataccacttgttgttccaatagggtcggaagcgtgtaaattattgtactaaaaaatcacacaaagttcaattcccagggaagagaggtggatcacatggatctcttaaataccaagtctttccttagacagaatatcccttctatagtaatttaatagcacaattaaatactactattataccctcaaatattgaaagaaaaataggacaagaaagaacacaagagatttgacgaggttcggtaaattatacctacgtcctcgggcactaacaccagatgataactttactatctccaaagtattacaaacaaatagaattccttaagaattctcaaatgggagaagagagaaaactaagagagaaagattggttgggatgaattgaaatgagaaatgagaaggcctatttatagttgaggttcaaggaccaaacaataaatagcccattatctcaaggaccaaaaaaaattatcccttgccacttttccaaagttggtggttgtcattattgattgtctcccattaatgttaatggcaaccattattaattgtcttccattaatgttaacacatTATGGCAACATAATGTGCAGGATCTGAATTGGCACCCGTATAAGATGATCAACATCCGAGGCAACTTGCATACACCGGTTGCTCAGAAAACCGTACTGTTATCGAACATCTGTTGTTCTACGAAATGCGAGCTggttcattactcaaaacttacatATTAATGGGATGCCTTCTCGGTAATGCAGGAAATAATAGACAAGGATGATGAGAAGCTGAAGGAGTTGAGAAATGAATATAGTGACACGGCGTACGAGGCTGTCAGCACCGCACTGATGGAAATGAACGAATATAATGCCAGCGGAAGGTATGCGATCCCGGAAGTTTGGAACAGAAAGGAGGGAAGGAGCGCTACCATGAAAGAAATCGTTCAGTACGTAATCGAGCAACTGAAGATTCACAAGCGTAAGCGATTTTCTTAATGCTGAGCTTAGCAGTCCATTGCTTTCATGGAAAATAAGTAGAATTATACACAATCCTTAGGTAGGtattaaattttagaattatatttGACATTAAAAAGAGCCATTTGTTCATTCCAGCATGAGCTCCAAAATTAGGCTCCATATTTACAAACCTAAATTAAACTTACTCCATATTTACAAACAGAAATTAAACCTACCTACGATAGttgcataaaaaaatattatcaatttaaaaaaaagtaattaagttgttggtatttttcatttaattaaatacttcactttttaaaatgtatcaaaaactttctttaaattttaaaaaataataattaaatctttgtttttcttttacatACTCAATGGCTACTTCaactatcaaaaaaaaaaaagaaaagacttTTTGACAATTAAAATTAActgctttaatttttttagttaaagtcatTCAGCGTCACAACCATACAGGCGTGAtgtgtaataaaaaattata
Coding sequences within it:
- the LOC121222579 gene encoding factor of DNA methylation 1-like, with the translated sequence MINIRGNLHTPVAQKTEIIDKDDEKLKELRNEYSDTAYEAVSTALMEMNEYNASGRYAIPEVWNRKEGRSATMKEIVQYVIEQLKIHKRKRFS